In Aequorivita sp. H23M31, a single window of DNA contains:
- a CDS encoding endonuclease/exonuclease/phosphatase family protein — translation MRFLILFAFFLIFSSFSTFSQNEKQYKIITVAFYNVENLFDYEKDPLIFDEDWTPEGKNNWTQENYEDKLSKLAKVISEIGADVTGSSPAIIGVAEVENRRVLEDLVNQNPLLIQDYGIVHIDSPDRRGIDVALLYKKKLFTPTDYKAYELVLYDSQDRRKRIYTRDELLVSGMLDGEMIHIIVNHWPSRYGGEERSRPNRIKAAELNKKIMDSLFSEDPYAKIITMGDLNDDPTSPSIKEVLKTKSNRDYMKMKEFYNPMEDMHKKGMGTLAYRDAWNLFDQIIISTDLAKKDYTSYRFYKAGIFNKNYLQTPRGQYKGYPFRSYANGYTGGYSDHFPVFIYLIKEINKEN, via the coding sequence ATGAGATTTTTGATCCTTTTTGCGTTTTTTTTAATATTTTCAAGCTTTTCTACTTTTTCCCAAAATGAAAAGCAGTATAAGATAATCACGGTAGCATTCTACAATGTTGAAAACCTTTTCGACTATGAAAAGGATCCTCTTATTTTTGATGAAGATTGGACTCCAGAGGGAAAAAATAACTGGACCCAAGAAAATTATGAGGACAAACTCTCGAAACTGGCCAAAGTAATTTCAGAAATTGGAGCAGATGTAACTGGATCTTCTCCGGCCATAATAGGAGTTGCTGAAGTCGAGAATAGGCGCGTGTTGGAAGATTTGGTCAATCAAAATCCATTGTTAATTCAGGACTACGGCATCGTTCACATTGATAGTCCAGATCGTCGTGGAATTGATGTAGCTCTTCTTTACAAAAAGAAACTGTTTACTCCCACAGACTATAAAGCCTATGAGCTGGTACTATATGATAGTCAAGACCGAAGGAAAAGAATTTATACACGTGATGAGCTTTTGGTAAGCGGAATGCTTGATGGCGAAATGATACATATAATTGTTAATCATTGGCCATCGCGATATGGCGGAGAAGAGCGCAGCAGACCTAATAGAATTAAAGCAGCAGAGTTGAATAAGAAGATTATGGACTCTTTGTTTAGCGAAGATCCCTATGCAAAAATTATTACAATGGGCGACCTGAATGACGATCCAACTAGCCCGAGTATCAAGGAAGTACTTAAAACGAAGAGTAATCGGGATTATATGAAGATGAAAGAGTTCTACAACCCGATGGAGGATATGCACAAAAAAGGAATGGGAACTTTGGCCTATCGGGATGCGTGGAATCTATTTGATCAAATTATTATCTCTACAGATTTAGCTAAGAAAGATTATACCTCCTATCGTTTTTATAAAGCGGGAATCTTCAATAAGAATTATCTGCAAACTCCGCGTGGCCAATACAAGGGATACCCTTTTAGAAGTTATGCCAATGGGTACACTGGGGGTTATAGCGATCACTTTCCAGTTTTTATATATTTAATAAAAGAAATAAATAAGGAAAATTAA
- a CDS encoding TonB-dependent receptor: MNRFILVICAVFLVGFTTLAQDTSVTGKVLDTYSSEPIPGVEVSLMGSNFNAQTDSNGVYTISGQNLPVGEQILLFSKSGYLTQRVPITVPDSGISEMATLLLAVDLAEVESQIGVISLSDDQLDDDDGTSYNVSGLLQASKDVFLNAASYDFSATFFRPRGYDSEDGKVLINGLEMNKLYDGRPQWSNWGGLNDVQRNQMFSMGITPNEYTFGDLAGTTNIIMRASQYRKGGRISYAAGNRSYRGRIMGSYSSGLLANGWAYSVLVSRRFADEGYNEGTLYDANSFFASVERKLNEKHSLNLTAFYTPNRRGKSSANTQEVYDLKGTRYNSYWGEQDGEIRNSRIKEVEEPVVMLNHYWDITENVELNTNVGYQFGKIGNSRLGYDNAPNPDPSYYQKLPSYFMADPNGPNYEGAYRAYSSFVNDGQINWQDIYETNVFYGGTSRYYLYEDRNDDNQIMANSILNARLTDRIALTAAVNYKNLNSHSYANMLDLLGGNGYLDVDTFNQGDAAQNDLNNPNRVVGTGDTFKYNYEFDATEYGGFVQSQFSYSAVDFYIAAKAGKMSYQRNGLYRSGLFANDNESFGKSEKLDFTTYGAKTGATYKITGKHALEINGAYFTDAPSLRNSFSNSRQSNAVVKGLTEEKSMNIDGSYIYRTPFIKARVTGYYTLLQDASEISFFYADGISVQGRSATTAFVQEVLTNVDKRNVGGEFGIEAQVTPTIKLKGAAAIGQNTYDNNPNLYISSDFGGDVYQGTNDRITSVDYGKSYLKGYKVAGGPQQAYQIGFEYRDPAFWWFGATVNYFNNAYLDVSPLARTKNFYMDSDGIPFNDYDEDTSRRLLKQEKFDDYMLVNLVGGKSWRIKGYYVGLFASVSNIFDKEYKTGGFEQGRNANYRTLSKDASLDTRVFGPKYWYGYGANYYLNVYVRF; encoded by the coding sequence ATGAACAGATTCATTTTAGTCATTTGCGCTGTATTTTTGGTAGGTTTTACCACTTTAGCTCAAGATACTTCTGTAACAGGAAAGGTTCTAGATACCTATTCTAGCGAACCCATTCCGGGAGTGGAGGTTTCTCTTATGGGAAGTAATTTTAATGCCCAGACGGATAGTAATGGTGTTTACACCATTTCCGGTCAAAACCTCCCTGTCGGAGAACAAATCCTTCTATTTTCGAAATCTGGATATCTTACACAAAGAGTTCCAATTACCGTTCCCGATAGTGGGATTTCTGAAATGGCAACTCTATTGCTAGCCGTAGATCTTGCAGAAGTTGAATCCCAAATAGGTGTAATAAGCCTTTCCGATGACCAATTGGACGACGATGATGGTACATCATATAATGTGTCTGGTCTATTACAGGCATCAAAGGATGTGTTTCTAAACGCAGCCTCCTATGATTTTAGTGCCACTTTTTTTAGACCGAGAGGTTATGATTCCGAAGATGGAAAGGTTCTGATAAATGGTTTAGAGATGAACAAACTATATGACGGCAGACCGCAATGGAGCAACTGGGGAGGCTTAAACGACGTTCAGCGTAACCAAATGTTTTCAATGGGAATCACTCCAAATGAATATACATTTGGTGATCTTGCGGGTACTACTAATATTATTATGCGAGCCTCGCAATATCGTAAAGGAGGTAGAATTTCCTATGCAGCTGGAAACAGAAGTTATCGTGGTCGCATTATGGGTTCCTATAGTAGTGGTCTTTTGGCTAATGGCTGGGCGTATTCCGTGCTCGTATCCAGACGATTTGCGGATGAGGGGTATAACGAGGGAACATTGTATGATGCAAATTCCTTTTTTGCTTCCGTTGAAAGAAAATTGAATGAAAAACACAGTTTGAATTTAACAGCCTTCTATACGCCTAACCGAAGAGGAAAATCTTCTGCCAATACACAGGAAGTTTATGACCTAAAAGGGACAAGATACAATTCATATTGGGGTGAGCAAGATGGCGAAATTCGAAACTCTCGAATTAAAGAGGTTGAGGAACCTGTGGTTATGCTAAACCATTATTGGGATATAACCGAAAATGTAGAGTTAAACACAAACGTAGGGTACCAATTTGGAAAAATAGGGAATAGCCGCCTGGGATACGACAATGCTCCCAACCCCGATCCTTCCTATTATCAAAAACTTCCAAGTTACTTTATGGCAGATCCCAATGGACCAAACTATGAAGGAGCTTACAGAGCATATTCCTCATTCGTAAACGACGGGCAGATTAACTGGCAGGATATCTATGAAACCAATGTTTTCTACGGGGGTACGTCTAGATATTATCTCTATGAAGATAGAAATGACGATAACCAAATAATGGCGAACTCTATTTTGAATGCAAGGCTCACGGATCGTATCGCATTAACAGCTGCGGTGAATTATAAAAACTTAAATTCACATAGCTATGCTAATATGTTGGATTTATTGGGTGGAAATGGATATTTAGATGTTGATACTTTTAATCAAGGAGATGCTGCACAAAATGATTTGAATAATCCGAATAGAGTTGTTGGCACTGGGGATACATTTAAATATAATTACGAGTTTGACGCGACTGAATACGGTGGATTTGTACAGAGTCAGTTTTCCTATTCCGCGGTGGATTTCTATATTGCTGCTAAAGCCGGTAAGATGAGCTATCAGCGAAATGGTTTATATCGAAGCGGACTTTTTGCGAATGATAACGAATCTTTCGGTAAGAGTGAAAAACTAGATTTCACCACATATGGGGCTAAGACAGGAGCTACCTACAAAATTACTGGCAAACACGCCTTGGAAATCAATGGAGCTTATTTTACCGATGCACCCTCTCTTCGAAATTCTTTTTCTAATTCCAGACAATCGAATGCAGTTGTAAAAGGTTTGACAGAAGAAAAATCCATGAATATTGATGGGAGTTATATTTATCGTACTCCTTTTATTAAAGCTAGAGTGACAGGATATTATACTCTGTTACAGGACGCTTCAGAAATTTCATTCTTTTATGCCGATGGTATTTCGGTTCAGGGAAGAAGCGCGACAACTGCTTTCGTACAAGAAGTTCTTACCAATGTTGACAAAAGGAATGTGGGCGGTGAATTTGGTATTGAAGCACAAGTTACTCCTACCATAAAATTAAAAGGTGCTGCTGCTATTGGACAGAATACCTATGATAACAATCCTAATCTTTACATCTCATCGGATTTTGGAGGGGATGTATATCAGGGCACTAATGACAGGATAACTTCTGTGGATTACGGTAAATCTTATTTAAAGGGATATAAGGTTGCTGGAGGACCCCAACAAGCATATCAAATTGGGTTTGAGTACCGCGACCCTGCTTTTTGGTGGTTTGGCGCTACTGTAAATTATTTCAACAATGCTTATCTCGATGTCTCTCCACTTGCCCGTACCAAAAACTTTTATATGGATAGCGATGGAATTCCATTTAATGATTATGACGAAGACACCTCAAGAAGATTGTTAAAACAGGAGAAGTTCGATGATTATATGTTGGTAAATCTTGTAGGAGGAAAATCATGGAGAATTAAGGGGTATTATGTTGGGCTATTTGCGAGTGTCAGTAATATATTCGATAAGGAATATAAAACAGGTGGTTTTGAGCAAGGTAGAAATGCTAATTATAGAACTTTATCCAAAGACGCTTCTCTTGATACCAGAGTATTTGGACCCAAATATTGGTATGGATATGGAGCCAATTATTACCTGAACGTTTACGTTAGATTTTAA
- a CDS encoding DUF5689 domain-containing protein gives MKKLNNIKLLSFLFFIGLIATSCVNDDDYDVPPINIEEPNVNVNTDLTSIKAMYRGYEPIIIETGEGSTNEMYMEVYVNSSDESGNIYKQMFVQDAPQNPTNGVAISVNATDLYTKYEPGRKIYFRVNGLYIGKYRGLPSIGTREGNEIGRIGVEDFNSRIFRSQTSEDIVPTVIPLTEKNNPSYLATLVKFEDVQFPDGVAGVEHYANLTDTFSESRTIEDCDGNTVILRNSGFSDFKNMTLPEGNGSVTAVLSIYNSDIQLFIRDTSDVIMDGVRCDDGDGDGDGDGDGDGPSPDAVLAFAGADFENWAEFLGGLNNFGIQPYATQGVGTGREGSASLKIATDPGTTDRNDYVFTSLAKAGLPADYTKISFYIKGTADKSVSLNVYKNDETFYAFNLEDLTSSRTLTPAESNQYTGNINTGGEWVLVTLNLSGLSDLNVTNTSKNFFALKIGKSANYDLHFDDFTIE, from the coding sequence ATGAAAAAATTAAATAACATTAAACTTTTAAGCTTCCTATTTTTTATAGGATTGATCGCTACTTCTTGTGTTAATGACGATGATTATGATGTGCCGCCAATTAACATTGAGGAGCCAAACGTAAATGTTAACACTGATCTTACTTCTATTAAAGCAATGTACCGGGGTTATGAACCTATAATTATAGAAACGGGTGAAGGTTCCACAAACGAGATGTATATGGAAGTATATGTAAACTCAAGCGATGAATCAGGGAATATCTATAAGCAAATGTTCGTTCAGGATGCCCCTCAAAATCCTACGAACGGAGTAGCTATCTCTGTAAATGCAACCGATCTATATACCAAATATGAACCGGGACGGAAGATTTATTTTCGTGTGAATGGCTTGTATATTGGAAAGTATAGAGGACTTCCTTCTATTGGAACTCGTGAGGGTAACGAAATAGGTAGAATTGGAGTAGAGGATTTCAATTCGCGTATTTTCCGTTCTCAAACGAGTGAGGATATTGTTCCTACAGTTATCCCATTGACCGAAAAAAATAATCCTTCTTATTTGGCTACTTTGGTAAAATTTGAAGATGTTCAATTTCCTGACGGTGTTGCTGGGGTGGAACATTACGCAAATTTAACAGATACCTTTAGCGAAAGTAGAACGATAGAAGATTGTGATGGTAATACCGTGATATTAAGAAATAGTGGGTTCTCCGACTTTAAAAATATGACACTTCCTGAAGGAAATGGAAGTGTTACGGCAGTTTTAAGTATCTACAATTCAGATATCCAATTGTTTATTAGAGATACAAGTGATGTAATAATGGATGGCGTACGCTGTGATGATGGCGACGGGGACGGAGATGGAGACGGCGACGGAGATGGTCCTTCTCCAGATGCTGTTCTCGCTTTTGCAGGAGCTGATTTTGAAAACTGGGCAGAATTCCTTGGTGGATTGAATAATTTTGGAATCCAACCTTATGCCACCCAAGGTGTAGGAACTGGAAGAGAGGGTAGTGCATCTTTGAAGATTGCTACCGATCCAGGAACTACAGATAGAAATGACTATGTATTTACTTCATTGGCAAAAGCTGGTTTGCCTGCCGATTATACTAAGATTTCTTTCTATATTAAAGGAACGGCGGATAAATCGGTTTCCCTAAATGTTTATAAGAATGATGAAACATTCTACGCTTTTAATCTTGAGGATTTGACATCAAGCAGAACACTCACGCCGGCAGAATCGAACCAATATACTGGCAATATCAATACTGGTGGTGAATGGGTTCTCGTTACTTTAAATCTATCAGGACTCAGTGACCTTAATGTTACGAATACTTCCAAAAACTTCTTCGCCTTGAAAATTGGAAAATCTGCAAATTATGATTTGCACTTTGATGATTTCACAATAGAATAA